The following proteins come from a genomic window of Nycticebus coucang isolate mNycCou1 chromosome 11, mNycCou1.pri, whole genome shotgun sequence:
- the LOC128598451 gene encoding uncharacterized protein LOC128598451 isoform X1 — MVMEMVLVVIIKLMVKEMVVVMMLAMIIELMVMVKEMVVVMLVMIIELIVMVKEMALVMMLVMIIELLVMMMVKEMVVVMILVMIIELMVMMMVKVMVLMMMMVMIIELMVKEMVVVMMLVMIIELMVMVMVKEMVVVMLVMIIELMVMVKEMVVVVILVVIIELMVVVMMLVMIIELMVRMMVKEMVVVVMMVVIIELMVMEMVKEMVVVMMLVMIIELMVMVKEMVVVMLLVVIIQLMLMVMEMVKEMVVVMMLVMIIELMVMEMVKEMVVVMMLVMIIELMEMVKEMAVVMMLVMIIELMVMVKEMVVVMMLVMIIELMVMRMVKEMVVVVMLVMIIELMVMMVARAATLSAYSVSGTFIPTRTPSRAPECLTLHPMVMLLFH, encoded by the exons ATGGTGATGGAGATGGTGCTGGTGGTGATTATAAAGCTGATGGTGAaggagatggtggtggtgatgatgctgGCGATGATTATAGAGctgatggtgatggtgaaggagatggtggtggtgatgctggtgATGATTATAGAGCTGATTGTTATGGTGAAGGAGATGGCGTTGGTGATGATGCTGGTGATGATTATAGAGCtgttggtgatgatgatggtgaaggagatggtggtggtgatgatccTGGTGATGATTATAGAgctgatggtgatgatgatggtgaaggtgatggtgttgatgatgatgatggtgatgattatAGAGCTGATGGTGAaggagatggtggtggtgatgatgctgGTGATGATTATAGagctgatggtgatggtgatggtgaaggagatggtggtggtgatgctggtgATGATTATAGAGctgatggtgatggtgaaggagatggtggtggtagtgatccTGGTGGTGATTATAGagctgatggtggtggtgatgatgctgGTGATGATTATAGAGCTGATGGTGAGGATGATGGTGAAGGAGATGGtcgtggtggtgatgatggtggtgattatAGAGCTGATGGTGATGGAGATGGTGAaggagatggtggtggtgatgatgctgGTGATGATTATAGAGctgatggtgatggtgaaggagatggtggtggtgatgttgcTGGTGGTGATTATACAgctgatg ctgatggtgatggagatggtgaaggagatggtggtggtgatgatgctgGTGATGATTATAGAGCTGATGGTGATGGAGATGGTGAaggagatggtggtggtgatgatgctgGTGATGATTATAGAGCTGATGGAGATGGTGAAGGAGATGGCGGTGGTGATGATGCTGGTGATGATTATAGAGctgatggtgatggtgaaggagatggtggtggtgatgatgctgGTGATGATTATAGAGCTGATGGTGATGAGGATGGTGaaggagatggtggtggtggtgatgctggtgATGATAATAGAgctgatggtgatgatggtagcAAGAGCTGCCACTCTGAGTGCCTATTCTGTGTCAGGCACCTTCATCCCCACCAGAACGCCTAGCAGAGCCCCTGAATGTCTGACTCTGCATCCCATGGTCATGCTCTTATTCCACTAA
- the LOC128598451 gene encoding uncharacterized protein LOC128598451 isoform X3 has translation MVMEMVLVVIIKLMVKEMVVVMMLAMIIELMVMVKEMMVVVMMLVMIIELMVMVMVKEMVVVMLVMIIELMVMVKEMVVVVILVVIIELMVVVMMLVMIIELMVRMMVKEMVVVVMMVVIIELMVMEMVKEMVVVMMLVMIIELMVMVKEMVVVMLLVVIIQLMVMMMVKEIVVAMMLVMIMELMVMEMVKEMVVVMMLVMIIELMVMEMVKEMVVVMMLVMIIELMEMVKEMAVVMMLVMIIELMVMVKEMVVVMMLVMIIELMVMRMVKEMVVVVMLVMIIELMVMMVARAATLSAYSVSGTFIPTRTPSRAPECLTLHPMVMLLFH, from the exons ATGGTGATGGAGATGGTGCTGGTGGTGATTATAAAGCTGATGGTGAaggagatggtggtggtgatgatgctgGCGATGATTATAGAGctgatggtgatggtgaaggagatg atggtggtggtgatgatgctgGTGATGATTATAGagctgatggtgatggtgatggtgaaggagatggtggtggtgatgctggtgATGATTATAGAGctgatggtgatggtgaaggagatggtggtggtagtgatccTGGTGGTGATTATAGagctgatggtggtggtgatgatgctgGTGATGATTATAGAGCTGATGGTGAGGATGATGGTGAAGGAGATGGtcgtggtggtgatgatggtggtgattatAGAGCTGATGGTGATGGAGATGGTGAaggagatggtggtggtgatgatgctgGTGATGATTATAGAGctgatggtgatggtgaaggagatggtggtggtgatgttgcTGGTGGTGATTATACAgctgatggtgatgatgatggtgaaggAGATAGTGGTGGCGATGATGCTggtgatgattatggagctgatggtgatggagatggtgaaggagatggtggtggtgatgatgctgGTGATGATTATAGAGCTGATGGTGATGGAGATGGTGAaggagatggtggtggtgatgatgctgGTGATGATTATAGAGCTGATGGAGATGGTGAAGGAGATGGCGGTGGTGATGATGCTGGTGATGATTATAGAGctgatggtgatggtgaaggagatggtggtggtgatgatgctgGTGATGATTATAGAGCTGATGGTGATGAGGATGGTGaaggagatggtggtggtggtgatgctggtgATGATAATAGAgctgatggtgatgatggtagcAAGAGCTGCCACTCTGAGTGCCTATTCTGTGTCAGGCACCTTCATCCCCACCAGAACGCCTAGCAGAGCCCCTGAATGTCTGACTCTGCATCCCATGGTCATGCTCTTATTCCACTAA
- the LOC128598451 gene encoding uncharacterized protein LOC128598451 isoform X2 — MVMEMVLVVIIKLMVKEMVVVMMLAMIIELMVMVKEMVVVMLVMIIELIVMVKEMALVMMLVMIIELLVMMMVKEMVVVMILVMIIELMVMMMVKVMVLMMMMVMIIELMVKEMVVVMMLVMIIELMVMVMEMVVVVILVVIIELMVVVMMLVMIIELMVRMMVKEMVVVVMMVVIIELMVMEMVKEMVVVMMLVMIIELMVMVKEMVVVMLLVVIIQLMVMMMVKEIVVAMMLVMIMELMVMEMVKEMVVVMMLVMIIELMVMEMVKEMVVVMMLVMIIELMEMVKEMAVVMMLVMIIELMVMVKEMVVVMMLVMIIELMVMRMVKEMVVVVMLVMIIELMVMMVARAATLSAYSVSGTFIPTRTPSRAPECLTLHPMVMLLFH; from the exons ATGGTGATGGAGATGGTGCTGGTGGTGATTATAAAGCTGATGGTGAaggagatggtggtggtgatgatgctgGCGATGATTATAGAGctgatggtgatggtgaaggagatggtggtggtgatgctggtgATGATTATAGAGCTGATTGTTATGGTGAAGGAGATGGCGTTGGTGATGATGCTGGTGATGATTATAGAGCtgttggtgatgatgatggtgaaggagatggtggtggtgatgatccTGGTGATGATTATAGAgctgatggtgatgatgatggtgaaggtgatggtgttgatgatgatgatggtgatgattatAGAGCTGATGGTGAaggagatggtggtggtgatgatgctgGTGATGATTATAGagctgatggtgatggtgatg gagatggtggtggtagtgatccTGGTGGTGATTATAGagctgatggtggtggtgatgatgctgGTGATGATTATAGAGCTGATGGTGAGGATGATGGTGAAGGAGATGGtcgtggtggtgatgatggtggtgattatAGAGCTGATGGTGATGGAGATGGTGAaggagatggtggtggtgatgatgctgGTGATGATTATAGAGctgatggtgatggtgaaggagatggtggtggtgatgttgcTGGTGGTGATTATACAgctgatggtgatgatgatggtgaaggAGATAGTGGTGGCGATGATGCTggtgatgattatggagctgatggtgatggagatggtgaaggagatggtggtggtgatgatgctgGTGATGATTATAGAGCTGATGGTGATGGAGATGGTGAaggagatggtggtggtgatgatgctgGTGATGATTATAGAGCTGATGGAGATGGTGAAGGAGATGGCGGTGGTGATGATGCTGGTGATGATTATAGAGctgatggtgatggtgaaggagatggtggtggtgatgatgctgGTGATGATTATAGAGCTGATGGTGATGAGGATGGTGaaggagatggtggtggtggtgatgctggtgATGATAATAGAgctgatggtgatgatggtagcAAGAGCTGCCACTCTGAGTGCCTATTCTGTGTCAGGCACCTTCATCCCCACCAGAACGCCTAGCAGAGCCCCTGAATGTCTGACTCTGCATCCCATGGTCATGCTCTTATTCCACTAA
- the LOC128598451 gene encoding uncharacterized protein LOC128598451 isoform X4 — translation MVMEMVLVVIIKLMVKEMVVVMMLAMIIELMLMVKEMVVVMMLVMIIELMVMVMVKEMVVVMLVMIIELMVMVKEMVVVVILVVIIELMVVVMMLVMIIELMVRMMVKEMVVVVMMVVIIELMVMEMVKEMVVVMMLVMIIELMVMVKEMVVVMLLVVIIQLMVMMMVKEIVVAMMLVMIMELMVMEMVKEMVVVMMLVMIIELMVMEMVKEMVVVMMLVMIIELMEMVKEMAVVMMLVMIIELMVMVKEMVVVMMLVMIIELMVMRMVKEMVVVVMLVMIIELMVMMVARAATLSAYSVSGTFIPTRTPSRAPECLTLHPMVMLLFH, via the exons ATGGTGATGGAGATGGTGCTGGTGGTGATTATAAAGCTGATGGTGAaggagatggtggtggtgatgatgctgGCGATGATTATAGAGctgatg CTGATGGTGAaggagatggtggtggtgatgatgctgGTGATGATTATAGagctgatggtgatggtgatggtgaaggagatggtggtggtgatgctggtgATGATTATAGAGctgatggtgatggtgaaggagatggtggtggtagtgatccTGGTGGTGATTATAGagctgatggtggtggtgatgatgctgGTGATGATTATAGAGCTGATGGTGAGGATGATGGTGAAGGAGATGGtcgtggtggtgatgatggtggtgattatAGAGCTGATGGTGATGGAGATGGTGAaggagatggtggtggtgatgatgctgGTGATGATTATAGAGctgatggtgatggtgaaggagatggtggtggtgatgttgcTGGTGGTGATTATACAgctgatggtgatgatgatggtgaaggAGATAGTGGTGGCGATGATGCTggtgatgattatggagctgatggtgatggagatggtgaaggagatggtggtggtgatgatgctgGTGATGATTATAGAGCTGATGGTGATGGAGATGGTGAaggagatggtggtggtgatgatgctgGTGATGATTATAGAGCTGATGGAGATGGTGAAGGAGATGGCGGTGGTGATGATGCTGGTGATGATTATAGAGctgatggtgatggtgaaggagatggtggtggtgatgatgctgGTGATGATTATAGAGCTGATGGTGATGAGGATGGTGaaggagatggtggtggtggtgatgctggtgATGATAATAGAgctgatggtgatgatggtagcAAGAGCTGCCACTCTGAGTGCCTATTCTGTGTCAGGCACCTTCATCCCCACCAGAACGCCTAGCAGAGCCCCTGAATGTCTGACTCTGCATCCCATGGTCATGCTCTTATTCCACTAA